A window of Gouania willdenowi chromosome 12, fGouWil2.1, whole genome shotgun sequence contains these coding sequences:
- the miga2 gene encoding mitoguardin 2 has protein sequence MSLRQAEGMSIAQALAMTVAEIPVFLYSTFGQSIFSQLKLSPSLKKVLFATALGSVALALTAHQLKRRGRKKKQAIQGKEGQKTVGIPEALLKTGRPSSLKRGTFTGRQMMSPSNRSNDTMSGISSLAPSKHSSSSHSLASMRVPSSPNQSANPSTPWETEPVVEELVTAEDANAENLYVMGMELFEEALRKWEQALNIRCNTHSTSSNNSLALQGAACADFSMVETHNKVFAEKLETLLHRAYHLQEDFGTSIPADSVLADFESEGTLILPHVESLHRVKDDDATTITSDDSFFSAAELFDEMSLGDVYQPLRPAALYEEALSLVQEGRVAFRSLRTDLLECYGDQDFLAKLHCVRQAFQFLLLDETHRTFFMETGKQMIAGLMVKANKSPKGFLESYEDMLLYTQREETWPVTKMELEGRGVVCMNFFDIVLDFILMDAFEDLENPPSSVVAVLRNRWLSDSFKETALATACWSVLKAKRRLLMVPDGFISHFYAISEHVSPVLAFGFLGPRQHLSEVCTIFKQQIVQYLKDMYDHDKVRFTSAHCLAEDILKLSHRRSEILLGYLGIDGLLELNGSLPRELENSPGTN, from the exons ATGTCGCTCAGACAAGCAGAAGGGATGTCCATCGCTCAGGCTCTGGCCATGACCGTAGCAGAGATACCCGTGTTTCTCTACTCTACATTTGGACAG TCCATATTTTCCCAACTGAAGCTCAGTCCGAGCCTGAAGAAGGTGCTGTTTGCTACAGCGCTGGGCAGCGTGGCTCTGGCCCTCACAGCTCATCAGTTAAAGAGACGAGGGAGGAAGAAGAAGCAGGCGATCCAAGGGAAAGAAGGCCAGAAGACTGTGGGTATACCAGAGGCACTGCTGAAGACTGGCAGACCCTCGTCACTAAAGCGAG GAACATTCACTGGTCGACAGATGATGAGTCCCAGCAACCGTAGCAACGACACCATGAGTGGGATTTCCTCCTTAGCGCCCAGTAAACACTCAAGTTCTTCACACAGCCTGGCTTCT ATGAGAGTCCCAAGTTCCCCGAATCAATCGGCCAATCCTTCGACCCCATGGGAGACGGAGCCTGTAGTGGAAGAGTTGGTGACAGCAGAGGATGCTAATGCTGAGAATCTTTATGTAATGG gaATGGAGCTGTTTGAAGAAGCCCTCAGAAAGTGGGAACAAGCGCTGAATATTCGATGTAATACCCATTCAACATCCAGCAACAACAGCCTAGCTCTGCAGGGAGCAGCATGTGCAGACTTTTCCATG GTTGAAACCCATAATAAAGTGTTTGCTGAGAAGTTGGAGACCCTCCTACACAGGGCCTACCACCTACAGGAGGACTTTGGCACCAGCATCCCAGCAGACAGTGTGCTGGCAGACTTTG AGAGTGAAGGAACGCTTATCCTGCCTCACGTGGAGAGTTTGCACCGGGTAAAAGACGATGATGCGACTACTATTACATCTGACGACTCTTTCTTCTCAGCTGCAGAA CTATTTGATGAGATGTCTCTTGGGGACGTCTATCAGCCTCTGAGGCCAGCTGCTCTCTATGAAGAAGCTCTGTCTCTGGTCCAGGAGGGTAGAGTAGCCTTCAGGTCCCTGAG GACTGATTTACTTGAATGTTACGGTGACCAAGATTTCCTGGCCAAGCTTCACTGTGTGAGACAAGCATTCCAG TTCTTATTGTTGGATGAAACTCATCGAACATTTTTTATGGAGACGGGGAAGCAAATGATTGCAGGGTTAATGGTCAAAGCAAACAAG AGTCCCAAAGGCTTCCTGGAGAGTTACGAGGACATGCTGCTGTACACTCAGCGTGAGGAAACGTGGCCCGTCACTAAGATGGAGCTGGAGGGCCGAGGG GTGGTGTGCATGAACTTTTTCGACATAGTGTTGGATTTCATCCTGATGGATGCTTTTGAGGACCTGGAGAACCCCCCCTCCTCTGTGGTCGCTGTGCTGAGAAACCGTTGGCTTTCTGACAGCTTCAAAGAAACT GCTTTAGCCACCGCCTGCTGGTCAGTCCTTAAAGCCAAAAGGCGCCTCCTCATG GTTCCTGATGGGTTCATCTCCCATTTCTATGCCATATCGGAGCATGTGAGTCCAGTTCTAGCCTTTGGGTTCCTGGGACCAAGGCAGCACCTCAGTGAAGTGTGCACCATATTTAAG CAACAAATCGTGCAATATCTGAAAGACATGTACGACCATGACAAAGTCCGCTTCACCTCTGCTCACTGCTTGGCCGAGGACATCCTGAAACTGTCCCACAGAAGGAGCGAGATCTTACTGGGGTATCTGGGTATCGACGGCCTCCTGGAGCTCAATGGTTCCCTGCCCAGAGAACTAGAAAACTCCCCGGGGACAAACTAG